The Parcubacteria group bacterium genome has a window encoding:
- a CDS encoding ribonuclease HI family protein translates to MEEIIVYTDGGSRGNPGPAAIGVWIKTYDKRYGETIGDATNNDAEYQALIFALKKCKALLGSQKAKNTHVICRLDSELVVKQLRHEYKITKPTMQKYFITVWNGVLDFGAVTFHHVPRAQNTVADSLVNHALDASVQKLF, encoded by the coding sequence ATGGAAGAGATTATTGTATACACGGACGGTGGTTCACGGGGAAATCCAGGACCGGCGGCAATTGGTGTGTGGATCAAAACGTATGATAAGCGTTATGGTGAAACGATTGGAGATGCAACTAATAACGATGCGGAATATCAGGCATTGATCTTTGCACTCAAAAAATGCAAAGCGCTTCTCGGATCGCAAAAGGCAAAAAATACGCATGTCATCTGCAGATTGGATAGCGAATTGGTCGTAAAGCAATTGCGTCATGAATACAAGATCACCAAACCCACTATGCAAAAGTATTTTATCACTGTGTGGAACGGCGTGCTTGATTTTGGTGCGGTAACATTCCATCACGTGCCACGTGCGCAAAACACGGTTGCTGATTCATTGGTAAATCACGCACTTGATGCATCGGTGCAGAAACTTTTTTAG